One genomic segment of Primulina tabacum isolate GXHZ01 chromosome 9, ASM2559414v2, whole genome shotgun sequence includes these proteins:
- the LOC142504626 gene encoding uncharacterized protein LOC142504626: MPMNEMQKYLFKNAMHGNWEEVIKIYEQNREAHTAKITRSGDTAIHIAISDGQELVVHQLVKQLVSNSGNPSEALGIRNEQGKTPLHLAASSGNVAMCKCIAEQDPKLMGVRDKEDETPFFLAVRHGRKEIFLCLHNLCNNGDGFQYCRRKDGETILHSAIAGEYFDLAFQIIYLYEKLVNSLNEAGLSPLHLLASKPSAFRSGSHIRGFRQIIYHCIIVDKLEQESNNNTLSEGLQYNEASAKYPENYQTCVGFALFLRNLTRMLLGYGNHRESNNQISDAENPKMQKARENPFFPSNYLTCFLGLKLISKSMLVILGLGSREIVRVRERKEKHTWSVQVMEELLVRTSMYEYEADGRSPHHLTSIERDHGETTPYLIVDGDIVNFRHDSFIKPIVHDDHDPTSKPRDSPSNVGFHENGVRSDGKGKREGVTEMEKKETPILIAAKKGVVEVVERMLELLPIAIHDTNTEKKNVVLLAVEHRQPHVYSFLLGLRIMRETIFRQTDMDGNSALHLAAKLGDHRAWLIPGAALQMQWEIKWYEFVKNSMPPHFFVRYNKHNQSPKELFSHSHQNLVEEGGRWLTKTSESCSVVAALIATVAFATSATVPGGVKQESGIPTLEGQTAFSIFAISSLVALSFSVTSVVMFLSILTSRYQEKDFGKDLPRKLLLGLTSLFMSIASMLLSFCAGHFFVLKDKLKYAAFPVYAVSCLPVTLFAMAQFPLYFDLVQAMFKKVPHRSST, translated from the exons ATGCCAATGAATGAAATGCAGAAATATCTGTTCAAAAACGCCATGCATGGCAACTGGGAAGAAGTCATCAAAATATACGAGCAAAACCGTGAGGCTCATACCGCCAAAATCACCAGATCAGGAGATACGGCAATACACATTGCCATTTCTGACGGCCAAGAACTCGTCGTGCATCAGCTAGTAAAACAGCTCGTTTCGAATTCGGGAAATCCCTCCGAGGCCTTGGGAATCCGCAACGAGCAAGGCAAAACTCCTCTTCATCTTGCAGCGTCCTCAGGAAATGTCGCCATGTGCAAATGCATCGCGGAACAAGATCCAAAACTCATGGGTGTACGTGATAAAGAGGACGAAACGCCTTTCTTTCTTGCCGTTCGTCATGGAAGGAAGGAGATTTTTCTATGTCTGCATAATTTATGCAATAACGGAGACGGGTTTCAGTATTGTAGAAGGAAAGATGGGGAGACGATCCTTCATTCTGCCATTGCTGGTGAATATTTTG ATTTGGCGTTTCAGATTATATATTTATACGAGAAGCTTGTGAATTCTCTGAATGAAGCGGGACTTTCTCCGCTTCATCTTCTGGCGAGCAAGCCCTCTGCTTTTAGAAGTGGAAGCCATATTAGAGGATTCCGTCAAATTATTTATCACT GTATAATTGTGGACAAACTCGAGCAAGAATCAAACAACAATACTCTGTCAGAAGGCCTTCAATACAACGAAGCCAGTGCTAAGTACCCAGAGAACTATCAAACCTGCGTTGGATTCGCTCTTTTCTTGAGAAATTTAACTCGAATGCTGT TGGGTTACGGTAATCATCGTGAAAGTAACAATCAGATATCAGATGCAGAGAATCCGAAGATGCAGAAAGCTCGGGAAAATCCGTTCTTTCCTTCCAATTATCTCACATGCTTTCTTGGCCTCAAACTGATATCCAAATCAATGCTTGTTATCCTTGGCTTAG GATCGAGAGAAATAGTAAGGGTCCGAGAAAGGAAGGAGAAGCATACGTGGTCGGTACAGGTCATGGAAGAACTTCTTGTTAGAACTTCCATGTACGAATACGAAGCTGATGGTAGAAGTCCCCATCATCTGACATCGATCGAGAGAGATCATGGAGAAACGACCCCTTATTTGATTGTTGATGGCGACATCGTGAATTTCAGGCACGATAGCTTCATCAAGCCGATTGTTCATGATGACCATGATCCAACATCAAAACCACGTGATAGTCCTTCAAACGTTGGCTTTCACGAAAATGGGGTAAGAAGCGATGGAAAAG GGAAAAGGGAGGGGGTTACGGAGATGGAGAAGAAGGAGACCCCTATACTTATCGCTGCAAAGAAGGGCGTGGTAGAGGTGGTGGAAAGAATGCTGGAGCTACTTCCAATAGCCATTCACGACACCAACACGGAGAAGAAGAACGTGGTTCTGTTGGCGGTGGAGCACAGGCAGCCTCACGTCTACAGCTTTTTGCTGGGATTGAGAATCATGAGAGAAACCATCTTCCGCCAAACGGACATGGATGGTAACAGTGCGCTGCATCTTGCTGCGAAGCTTGGTGATCATCGGGCATGGCTTATCCCGGGCGCTGCCTTGCAGATGCAATGGGAGATTAAGTGGTATGAG TTTGTGAAGAACTCGATGCCGCCGCACTTTTTCGTGCGCTACAACAAACACAACCAGTCTCCGAAAGAACTATTCAGCCACAGCCACCAAAACCTGGTTGAAGAGGGCGGCCGATGGCTCACCAAAACTTCAGAATCCTGCTCCGTCGTGGCAGCCCTCATCGCTACAGTTGCTTTCGCCACATCTGCCACCGTCCCTGGGGGTGTCAAGCAAGAGAGTGGCATCCCGACATTGGAAGGCCAAACTGCTTTTAGCATATTCGCCATTTCATCACTCGTCGCACTCAGCTTCTCTGTCACCTCCGTCGTGATGTTCCTCTCCATTCTCACCTCAAG GTATCAAGAAAAAGATTTCGGCAAGGATCTTCCAAGGAAGCTTCTGTTGGGACTCACCTCCCTCTTCATGTCCATTGCTTCCATGCTATTATCATTCTGTGCAGGGCACttttttgtgttgaaagatAAGCTGAAATACGCCGCGTTTCCGGTTTATGCCGTTAGTTGCTTACCGGTGACTCTATTCGCCATGGCACAGTTTCCGCTGTATTTTGATCTTGTGCAGGCTATGTTCAAGAAGGTGCCACACAGGAGTTCTACGTGA